The Roseomonas haemaphysalidis genome segment GGGACGCTGGTCAATGCCCTGCTGGCCCACGCGGGCGAAGAGCTGTCCGGCATCGGCGGGGAGAAACGGCCCGGCATCGTGCACCGGCTGGACAAGGATACCTCCGGCGTCATGGTGGTGGCCAAGACCGAGCGGGCGCACCAGGCCCTGTCCGCCACCTTCAGCAGCCGCGAAGCGCTGGAGCGTTCCTACCTGGCCCTGGTCTGGGCGGTACCCAGCCCGCCGGCGGGCGAGGTGGATGCGCCGATCGGCCGCCATCCCACGGACCGCAAGCGCATGGCCGTCGTGGCACGCAACGGCAAGGATGCGTTGACGCGCTTTAGCACGGAACGGGCCTGGGGCACCGCCTGCGCCCTGCTGCGCTGCCGCCTGGCGACGGGGCGGACGCACCAGATCCGCGTGCACCTGTCCCACATCAACCATCCGATCGTCGGTGACCCGGTCTACCTGAAGCGGGTGCCAGCCGCGGCGCGCAGCCTGCCCGTCTATGCACGGGATGCATTGCTGTCCTTCCCCCGCCAGGCGCTCCACGCGGAGTCTTTGGGGTTCCCGCACCCGGTCACCGGTGAAAGCCTGCGTTTCTCCGCCCCCATCCCACAGGATTTCAAGGAGTTGCTTAGGTTGCTGGACGGTAACGAGGGGTAACCCGACTATTTCAGTCGGGATTAACTTGCGCAACCTCTGTCCGCTTGATAGCGTTGGAACAGTCGCCAATGCCGGGTGCCAAGCGAATGGCACACCCCACCGAAGCCGCCCCCAACGTGACCGTGGGGCGGGCGTGGTGTGCCAGGGCCCAGCATGGTGCGACCCGGACCTAATGCCTGTCCGGGGCTCGCCGTCACAGGGGCGCCCGGCAGGTGCAGGAGGCAGATGTAGCCATGGCTTCCACGACTTCGATGATTCCGATCGCCCCCGAGGGCAATCTCTCCCGCTATCTGCAGGAGATCCGCAAGTTTCCGATGCTGACGCCTGACGAGGAATTCAAGCTCTCCAAGAGCTGGAAGGACCAGGGCGACCACAAGGCTGCCCATCGTCTCGTCACGTCTCACCTTCGTCTCGTGGCCAAGATCGCCATGGGCTACCGCGGCTATGGGCTGCCGGTCGGTGAGCTGATCAGCGAAGGCAACGTCGGCATGATGCAGGCGGTGAAGCGCTTCGACCCCGACCGCGGCTTCCGTCTGGCCACTTACGCCATGTGGTGGATCCGCGCGGCGATCCAAGAGTACATCCTGCATTCCTGGTCGCTCGTGAAGATGGGCACCACGGCCGCGCAGAAGAAGCTGTTCTTCAACCTGCGCCGGCTGAAGGGCCAGATGGCGGCGCTGGAGGAAGGTGACCTGCAGCCCGAGCAGGTGGCCAAGATCGCCCATACGCTGCAGGTGCCGGAGCAGGACGTCGTGTCCATGAACCGTCGCCTGGCCTCGCCCGACAATTCGCTGAACGCGCCGGTGCGCGCCGACAGCGAGGGCGAGTGGCAGGACTGGCTGGTGGACGACAGCGAGTCTCAGGAAACCGAGATCGCCGAGCGCCAGGACATGTCCAACCGCCGCGAGCTGCTCGGCGAGGCACTGAAGACGCTGAACGAGCGGGAGCGCCATATCCTGATCGAGCGCCGCCTGAAGGACGAGCCGACCACGCTGGAAGAGCTGTCCCAGCAGTACAATATCTCGCGCGAGCGGGTGCGGCAGATCGAGGTGCGCGCCTTCGAGAAGCTGCAGAAGAGCATGAAGACGCAGATCATGGAGCGTCGTCTGCTGGTCGACTGATCCGGCAGGCTGAAACGATAAAGGCGCGGTCCTTCCGGACCGCGCCTTTTTTGTTGGGCGGGCGCCAGGCGCCCCTCCCCTCACCCCGCGAAGGGGTCGCTCACCAGGATGGTGTCGTCGCGCTCCGGGCTGGTGGACAGCAGCGTTACCGGTGCCTCCACCAGTTCCTCGATGCGCTTGACGTACTTGATGGCCGTGGCCGGCAGCTGCGCCCAGGAACGGGCGCCCTGCGTGGATTCGCTCCAGCCTTCCAGCGTCTCGTAGATCGGCTCGGCCTTGGCCTGGGCCCCGGCGGCGGCCGGCAGGCGCTTCACGACCTCGCCGTCGATCCGGTAGCCGGTGCAGATCTTCAGCTCCGTCAGCCCGTCCAGCACGTCCAGCTTGGTCAGCGCCAGCCCCTGGATGCCGCCGACCTTGACCGCCTGGCGCACCAGGCAGGCATCGAACCAGCCGCAGCGGCGCGGCCGGCCGGTGACGGTGCCGAACTCACGCCCACGCTCGCCCAGCCGGCGGCCGATGTCGTCGAACAGCTCGGTCGGAAACGGGCCGGAGCCGACGCGGGTGGTATAGGCCTTGGCGATGCCCAGCACCGTGCCGACCATGTGCGGCCCGACGCCGGCACCCGCCGCCGCGTTGCCGGCGACCGTGTTGGACGAGGTGACATAGGGATAGGTGCCGTGGTCGACATCCAGCATCACCGCCTGGGCGCCCTCGAACAGCACGCGCTTGTTGCTGTGCCGTGCCTCGTCCAGCCGCTCCCACACCGCTTCCGAGAACGGCAGCAACTTCGGCGCCAGCGCCAGCAGGGCATCGAGCAGCGCCTGCTTCTCGAACAGCTCGGCGCCCAGGCCCTTGAGCAGCGAGTTGTGATGCAGCAGCAGCTCGTCCAGCTTGCGCGACAGCGTGTCCGGCTCGGCCAGGTCGCAGATGCGGATGGAACGGCGGCCGACCTTGTCCTCGTAGGCCGGGCCGATGCCGCGGCCCGTGGTGCCGATCTTGTCGCCACCGCGCGCGGCCTCGCGCGCCTTGTCCAGCGCCGGGTGCAGCGGCAGGATCAGCGGGGTGTTCTCGGCGATCCGCAGGTTGTGCGGGCTGACCTCCAGCCCCTGCCCCTGCACGCGGGCGATCTCGGACAGCAGCGCGTCCGGGTCCAGCACCACGCCGTTGCCGATGATGCCCAGCTTGCCGCGCACCACGCCGGACGGCAGCAGGCTCAGCTTGTAGGTCTGGTTGCCCACGACCAGCGTGTGGCCGGCGTTGTGGCCACCCTGGAAGCGGACGACGATGTCGGCGCGGCTGGCCAGCCAGTCGACGACCTTGCCCTTGCCCTCGTCGCCCCACTGGGCGCCGATGATGGCGACATTGGCCATGGCTACGCGTTCTCCTCGATCAGCGCGGCGACGGTCCCGCGCAGGATGTGGCTGCACCGCAGGCTGTGCGGCGTGTCGGCGGCGGACAGGGCCGCCACGGTGGTGAAGCCCTGGGCGCGCAGCGTGGCGGCGGCGGCCGCGTCGCCGCCACGCGGCACGAACACCCGGGGCGGCAGCGGCCGGGGCAGCACCGCGCGCCCCACGGCATCGGGGTAGAGGGTCATGCCGGTCGCCGGCTCGTCGCCGGACAGATAGCGGCCGCCGCGCGCCAGCTCCCCGGTCTGGCCCGGGCCGTAGAGCGTGAAGGCGACGCCCACGTGGTATTGCAAGCCGCGGAACTCCACCGGGTCCAGCGTGATGCGCAGTTCCGGCGCCCGGGCGCGGATGGAGGCGACAATGGCGGCGGCGTTGTCCGCGATGGCGCGGGCGACGGGGGGCAGCGCGGCCTGGGCCAGGGCCGCCAGCGCGCCATCCGCGGGACCTGCCGCCGTCAGCAGCGCGGTCAGCCCGTTGGCGGGCGGGCCGGCCTCGGCGGCCAGGGCGGTGACGGCGGCGGCGTCCTTGCGGTCCAGCGCGCGGGCCAGCTTGCGGCGCAGGTCGCCCTGCGCGCCGGCGGCATCCAGCAGCGCGGGGGCCATGGTCGGCAGGGTGATGTCCAGGCTGGGGGATACGATGCCGGCGGCGGCCAGCGCCTCCACGCCCAGCAGCGCCACCTCGGCATCCGCCTCGGCGCTGTCGTGGCCGATCAGCTCGATGCCAACCTGCGGGATCTGCCGCTGCGGTGCCAACTGGCTGCCACGCACCCGCAGCACCTGCCCGGAATAGGACAGCCGCAGGGGCCGCGCGACGCCCGCCAGGCGGGTGGCGGCGATGCGCGCCACCTGCGGCGTGGTGTCGGCGCGCAGCCCCAGCATGCGGTGGCTGTCGGGGTCCATGACCCGGAAGGTCTGGTCCGCCATGGCAGCGCCGGAGCCGGCCAGCAGGCTGTCCTCGAACTCCAGCAGGGGCGGCTTGACGCGCTCATAGCCGTGCGTGGCGAAGACGGCGTGCATGGCTTCCACCAGCGCCGCTTCCCGCGCCGCCTCGGGCGGCAGCAGGTCGGTCAGGCCGGAAGGCAGCAGGGCGGGGCTCGGCAGGTCGTCGGTCATGCGTCCGGTGTGTCGGGACAAGGGGGCGGGCGCTGTGTGGCAGCGCCGCGCGGCGGGGGCAAGGGGTCGATCGCGCTTCCGCCCCCCGCCGCCCGCCCCGTCCCGGCCCGGTCAGCGCGAGAAGACGTCCATCGGGGACATGACGTCGTTGTTGATCTGCCCGGCGGCGGCGGCGGCCTGCGGCAACGGCGGCAGGTCCGCGAGGCGCTGCAGCGTGGCCGCCCCGCCCAGCGTGAAATCCGGCGTGGACAGGGCGTTGCGCGCGCCTGCCTGATCCTGGGCCTCCAGCGCGCGGGCGGCGCCGCGCAGGCCGGCCATCACGGCGGCGGGCGCCGCATCGGGGCGGATGCCCAGCGCCTTGCGGGCCTCGTCGCGCCCCAGCTTCAGCTGCAGGGTGGTGGTGCCCAGCACCTGATTCTGCCAGTAGCCGGAATTGGGCACCGCATCCGCCAGATATTCCAGTTGCGCCAGCGACAGCGCCGCACGCCCCGGCTGTCCGCGCTGGTTGCGCAGGTCGCCGAACTGGAAGGGCGCGTTCAACGCCGCACCGCGAACCGGGTCCCCGGCCCCGCCCAGATAGGCGCCGGGCGCGGAAGGATCGGCCGTGGCGCAGCCCGCCATCAGGGAAAGCGCAAGCAAGGCCATGGGAATCCGGGGGCGCTGGGTCATCACGCGAATCTGGGCATCCGCGTGGGGGAACCAAGGGGGCCAAGGTGTCGAAGCTGTCAGAACAATGCTTTCTGTATTTTTACTTATGTTCTGCTGTCACCACCGGGCGCAGTTGCATGAGAGGGGTGCCGGCGCCTCCCCGACCAACCACCCATTCCCCATCAAACCATTGTTTTTACCACATAATTTTGGAACCCTCGCCAAGGCCGCCGCAGAAATCGGCACATTGGCGCCAACCAGCTTGTTGCGCTTTTTACTTCTGTCTAAAGTCAACCCAGCTAAGAAAAGGGTGGGACGTTCAATGAATTTGCTGACATCTTCTCGAAGCAAAGACTATTGCGGCGGCGTCATCTTGATCCTGATGGGCGCCAGCGCCGCGCTGACGGCGCAAAACTACCGGATCGGCTCGCTCAACCGCATGGGACCGGGATATTTCCCCGCCGCCCTGGGCATTCTGCTGGCATTGACGGGCCTGACGCTGATCGGCGTCGGCATGGCCCGCCGCGCGCGTCAGGCCGCGGCGGATGCGGGGCCTGCGGAAACCCATCCGCCGGAATGGCGCGGCTGGCTGTGCATCTGCCTCGGCGTGGTCGCCTTCGCGATCATCGGCAACCTGCTCGGGCTGGTCCCCGCCACCTTCGCCTGCGTCTTCATCGCCGCCATGGGCGACCATGACAACCGCCCGCGCGACGCGCTGCTGCTGGCCATCGGCGTCACCCTGGCGGGCGTCGCGGTGTTCTGGTGGGGCCTTGGCATCCAGTTCCCGCTGTTCAGCAAGGACTTCATGTGATGTGGCAATCCCTGATGGACCTAGGCTACGGCTTCGGCCTGGCCCTGGAGCCGCACAACCTGTTCTGGTGCTTCGTGGGCGTGCTGATCGGCAACCTGATCGGCGTGCTGCCGGGCACCGGCGCGCTGACCGCCATCTCGATGCTGCTGCCGCTGACCTATGCCATGCAGCCGGTGCCCGCCATCCTGATGCTCGCGGGCATCTTCTACGGCTCGCAATACGGCGGCGCGATCGGCGCCATCCTGCTGAACCTGCCGTCCCACCCGCCGCACGCCGTCACCT includes the following:
- a CDS encoding RluA family pseudouridine synthase, translating into MSARTEPSADGLTETFTLPAGAEAAGQRVDRFLAAGIGTLSRSRVKALIEGGHVTRDGQPMTDPSEAVRPGSTYAVAPPAALPATPQAQDIPISILFEDRHLIVLDKPAGLVVHPAPGNQDGTLVNALLAHAGEELSGIGGEKRPGIVHRLDKDTSGVMVVAKTERAHQALSATFSSREALERSYLALVWAVPSPPAGEVDAPIGRHPTDRKRMAVVARNGKDALTRFSTERAWGTACALLRCRLATGRTHQIRVHLSHINHPIVGDPVYLKRVPAAARSLPVYARDALLSFPRQALHAESLGFPHPVTGESLRFSAPIPQDFKELLRLLDGNEG
- the rpoH gene encoding RNA polymerase sigma factor RpoH, whose translation is MASTTSMIPIAPEGNLSRYLQEIRKFPMLTPDEEFKLSKSWKDQGDHKAAHRLVTSHLRLVAKIAMGYRGYGLPVGELISEGNVGMMQAVKRFDPDRGFRLATYAMWWIRAAIQEYILHSWSLVKMGTTAAQKKLFFNLRRLKGQMAALEEGDLQPEQVAKIAHTLQVPEQDVVSMNRRLASPDNSLNAPVRADSEGEWQDWLVDDSESQETEIAERQDMSNRRELLGEALKTLNERERHILIERRLKDEPTTLEELSQQYNISRERVRQIEVRAFEKLQKSMKTQIMERRLLVD
- a CDS encoding adenylosuccinate synthase encodes the protein MANVAIIGAQWGDEGKGKVVDWLASRADIVVRFQGGHNAGHTLVVGNQTYKLSLLPSGVVRGKLGIIGNGVVLDPDALLSEIARVQGQGLEVSPHNLRIAENTPLILPLHPALDKAREAARGGDKIGTTGRGIGPAYEDKVGRRSIRICDLAEPDTLSRKLDELLLHHNSLLKGLGAELFEKQALLDALLALAPKLLPFSEAVWERLDEARHSNKRVLFEGAQAVMLDVDHGTYPYVTSSNTVAGNAAAGAGVGPHMVGTVLGIAKAYTTRVGSGPFPTELFDDIGRRLGERGREFGTVTGRPRRCGWFDACLVRQAVKVGGIQGLALTKLDVLDGLTELKICTGYRIDGEVVKRLPAAAGAQAKAEPIYETLEGWSESTQGARSWAQLPATAIKYVKRIEELVEAPVTLLSTSPERDDTILVSDPFAG
- a CDS encoding ATP phosphoribosyltransferase regulatory subunit, whose product is MTDDLPSPALLPSGLTDLLPPEAAREAALVEAMHAVFATHGYERVKPPLLEFEDSLLAGSGAAMADQTFRVMDPDSHRMLGLRADTTPQVARIAATRLAGVARPLRLSYSGQVLRVRGSQLAPQRQIPQVGIELIGHDSAEADAEVALLGVEALAAAGIVSPSLDITLPTMAPALLDAAGAQGDLRRKLARALDRKDAAAVTALAAEAGPPANGLTALLTAAGPADGALAALAQAALPPVARAIADNAAAIVASIRARAPELRITLDPVEFRGLQYHVGVAFTLYGPGQTGELARGGRYLSGDEPATGMTLYPDAVGRAVLPRPLPPRVFVPRGGDAAAAATLRAQGFTTVAALSAADTPHSLRCSHILRGTVAALIEENA
- a CDS encoding tripartite tricarboxylate transporter TctB family protein, which produces MAQPAIRESASKAMGIRGRWVITRIWASAWGNQGGQGVEAVRTMLSVFLLMFCCHHRAQLHERGAGASPTNHPFPIKPLFLPHNFGTLAKAAAEIGTLAPTSLLRFLLLSKVNPAKKRVGRSMNLLTSSRSKDYCGGVILILMGASAALTAQNYRIGSLNRMGPGYFPAALGILLALTGLTLIGVGMARRARQAAADAGPAETHPPEWRGWLCICLGVVAFAIIGNLLGLVPATFACVFIAAMGDHDNRPRDALLLAIGVTLAGVAVFWWGLGIQFPLFSKDFM